GGATCGCCGCCGCGCGGTTCGGCCGGTACCCGAGTTCGGCGGCGGCGGCGAGCACCGCGTCCCGACGTCGTGGGGAGACGCCCGGGTCCGCCCGCATCACCATGCTCACGAGCGACTTCGACACCCCGGCGCGCGCGGCGACGTCGATGATCGTCGGGGCGCGGTCCGGCACGGGCACTCCTTGACAGGACATGGGTTCGGGGAGGTACAGTCTAGCCGCACGGTCTGGAACGTTCCAGAATCGGCCACGATCTCGAGGGAGAGACCATGAGCGACAGCATCGGCGTCGCCGTCATCGGCGCGGGCATGGCGGGCAAGGCCCACACGGCCGCGTGGCGGAACGCCCCGTCCCTGTTCGGCCGGAGCCTGCCGCCCGTCCGGCTCGTCACGGTCGGTGACGTCTACGAGCCGCTCGCCGACGAAGCGGCGCGGCGGTTCGGCTACGCGCGGCACGACACCGACTGGCGGGCGGTCGCGGAGGCGGACGACGTCGACGTGGTGAGCGTCGTCGTCGCGAACCACCTGCACCGCGAGATCGTCGAGGGGCTGCTCGCGGCGGGCAAGCACGTGCTGTGCGAGAAGCCGCTGTCGGACACGCTCCACGACGCGCGCGCGATGGCGGACGCGGCTCGCGCCGCCGAGGCGGACGGCGTTCTCGGCCGTGTGGGCTTCACCTACCGGCGTGCCCCGGGGCTCGCTGCGATCCGGCAGCTCGTCGAGGACGGCACGCTCGGCCGGGTCCTGCACGTCTCCGGACGGTACTGGACCGACTACGGCGCCTCGCCCGAGGTGCCGTTCTCGTGGCGGTTCGCCGGCGCTCCCGGGACCGGCGCACTCGCCGACGTCGGATCGCACCTGACGTACGTCGCCGAGTTCCTCACCGGTGACGTCCGGAGCGTCAACGGAGGCGCCTTCACCACCGCGATCACGAAGCGTCCGATCGCAGCCGGGTTCGCGCTCCGCGGCCAGGCGGTCTCGCTCACCGGCGAGGAAGCCGACGTCGAGAACGACGACTACGCCACGTTCGGCGCGCGGCTCGGGGACGGCGCCGCGGTCGGCTCGTTCGAGGTCTCGCGGGTCGCCGCCGGGCACCCGAACGGCCTCGTCGTCGAGGTCTTCTGCGAGGA
This is a stretch of genomic DNA from Curtobacterium sp. 458. It encodes these proteins:
- a CDS encoding Gfo/Idh/MocA family oxidoreductase — its product is MSDSIGVAVIGAGMAGKAHTAAWRNAPSLFGRSLPPVRLVTVGDVYEPLADEAARRFGYARHDTDWRAVAEADDVDVVSVVVANHLHREIVEGLLAAGKHVLCEKPLSDTLHDARAMADAARAAEADGVLGRVGFTYRRAPGLAAIRQLVEDGTLGRVLHVSGRYWTDYGASPEVPFSWRFAGAPGTGALADVGSHLTYVAEFLTGDVRSVNGGAFTTAITKRPIAAGFALRGQAVSLTGEEADVENDDYATFGARLGDGAAVGSFEVSRVAAGHPNGLVVEVFCEEGAARWDQERPSEIGLALRSDGARLGGFRQVVLGPDHPYVAGGMAMDAPGVGWGQNQMFEYQARAFLDEVVGNTADPLPANATFDDGVHNMEVLDAVARSAAAGGATVDVPTTEGALA